One stretch of Prunus persica cultivar Lovell chromosome G1, Prunus_persica_NCBIv2, whole genome shotgun sequence DNA includes these proteins:
- the LOC18789655 gene encoding xyloglucan endotransglucosylase/hydrolase protein 22, whose protein sequence is MASSSPPSKYFSLVVLVLCFIVGSLVAVASASNFNQDFEITWGDGRGKILNNNELLMLSLDKGSGSGFQSTNEYLFGKIDMQLKLVPGNSAGTVTAYYLASEGLTWDEIDFEFLGNLSGDPYILHTNVYSQGKGNREQQFYLWFDPTADFHTYSILWNPQRIVFSVDGTPIREFKNLESIGVPFPKNQPMRLYSSLWNADDWATRGGLVKTDWTKAPFTASYRNFNAINACVWSSGASSCTSKSPSSTSSAGNTWLSQEFDLASQEKLKSVQRNYMIYNYCKDTKRFPQGFPQECALLS, encoded by the exons TAGTAATTTCAATCAAGATTTTGAGATTACATGGGGTGATGGCAGAGGTAAGATTTTAAACAACAACGAGCTTCTAATGCTGTCTCTTGATAAAGGCTCAGGTTCAGGATTTCAATCCACAAATGAGTATCTGTTTGGCAAGATTGATATGCAGCTTAAGCTTGTCCCTGGAAACTCTGCTGGCACTGTCACTGCCTACTAT TTGGCCTCAGAAGGATTAACATGGGATGAGATTGATTTTGAGTTCTTGGGGAACCTAAGTGGTGATCCTTACATCCTTCACACCAATGTGTATAGCCAAGGCAAGGGCAACAGAGAGCAACAGTTCTACCTCTGGTTTGACCCAACTGCTGATTTCCACACATATTCAATCCTTTGGAACCCTCAACGCATTGT cttctcagtggatggTACCCCAATAAGGGAGTTCAAGAACTTGGAGTCAATTGGTGTTCCATTTCCCAAGAACCAGCCAATGAGATTATACTCCAGCCTTTGGAATGCAGATGATTGGGCTACTAGGGGTGGTCTGGTTAAGACAGACTGGACCAAAGCTCCTTTCACCGCCTCCTACAGGAACTTCAATGCCATTAATGCCTGCGTATGGTCCTCTGGGGCATCTTCTTGCACTTCAAAGTCTCCATCTTCAACTAGCTCAGCTGGCAATACATGGCTTTCGCAAGAGTTTGATTTGGCAAGTCAGGAGAAACTGAAATCGGTGCAAAGAAACTACATGATTTACAATTACTGCAAAGACACCAAGAGATTTCCCCAAGGCTTTCCTCAAGAATGCGCACTACTGTCTTGA
- the LOC18788253 gene encoding calmodulin-binding protein 60 B, with the protein MQRQTRLMERTNSMRGKRQMEGGEEEQPERKRPALASVIIEALKVDSLQKLCSSLEPILRRVVSEEVERALAKLGPPRVNGRSSPKRIEGPNGQNLQLEFRSNLSLPIFTGGKVEGEQGAAIHVVLVDRNTQRVVTSGPESSVKLDVVVLEGDFNNEDDEGWTQEEFDSHVVKEREGKRPLLTGELQVTLKEGVGTLGDLTFTDNSSWIRSRKFRLGMKVASGFCEGMRIREAKTEAFTVKDHRGELYKKHYPPALNDEVWRLEKIGKDGAFHKRLNSAGIFMVEEFLQLVVRDSQKLRNILGSGMSNKMWDALIEHAKTCVLSGKLYVYYPEDTRNVGVVFNNIYELSGLIAGEQFHSADALSDSQKVYVDTLVKKAYENWDQVIQYDGKSLLNFKQNKRSTRTEFQTGPISYSDASDHQLQVPRLTNSVPSEQPPLDPALPIGGYNDNLSTRYLTQPLVNSNSRTQFDGTGFALDDQLISNSHEAQSTRSDANAVGLVLAPPQSSTSGFQTINSSSQPSTLNPLDDWTTNRDFFSEEDIRIRSHEMLENEDMQHLLRIFSMGGHGSIDVPDDGYSFPPFMPSPMPSYDEDRNRPGKAVVGWLKIKAAMRWGFFVRKKAAERRAQLVEIEDE; encoded by the exons ATGCAGAGGCAGACTAGACTCATGGAGAGGACCAACTCTATGAGAGGGAAGAGGCAAATGGAAGGGGGAGAGGAGGAGCAGCCGGAGCGAAAGCGGCCGGCTCTCGCTAG TGTAATTATAGAAGCTCTCAAGGTGGACAGTCTGCAGAAGCTATGCTCATCGTTGGAACCTATTCTTCGTAGAGTT GTAAGTGAAGAAGTGGAACGTGCGTTGGCTAAGTTAGGCCCTCCGAGAGTTAATGGAAG GTCTTCCCCAAAACGGATTGAAGGTCCCAATGGGCAAAACTTGCAGCTAGAGTTTAGGTCCAATTTGTCTCTTCCGATCTTCACGGGAGGGAAGGTTGAAGGCGAGCAGGGTGCTGCAATTCATGTTGTTTTGGTTGATAGAAACACACAGCGAGTTGTGACTTCGGGACCTGAATCCTCTGTAAAACTGGATGTTGTTGTGCTGGAAGGTGATTTCAAcaatgaagatgatgaaggcTGGACTCAAGAAGAATTTGATAGCCATGTGGTTAAAGAGCGTGAAGGGAAGAGACCTCTGTTGACTGGGGAACTGCAAGTGACCCTCAAAGAAGGGGTAGGAACACTAGGGGATCTGACCTTTACAGATAACTCAAGTTGGATACGAAGCAGGAAGTTCAGGCTTGGAATGAAAGTTGCTTCGGGATTTTGTGAGGGCATGCGCATACGTGAAGCTAAGACAGAAGCTTTTACTGTTAAAGATCACAGAGGAGAAT TGTACAAGAAACACTACCCACCAGCATTAAATGATGAAGTATGGAGATTGGAGAAGATTGGCAAGGATGGGGCATTCCATAAGAGGTTAAACAGTGCAGGAATATTCATGGTTGAAGAGTTTCTTCAGCTTGTGGTCCGAGATTCTCAGAAATTACGGAAT ATTCTTGGAAGCGGTATGTCGAACAAGATGTGGGATGCTCTTATAGAACATGCAAAGACTTGTGTCTTGAGTGGGAAGCTTTATGTTTATTATCCTGAAGATACAAGAAATGTTGGTGTTGTTTTTAACAACATCTACGAGCTGAGTGGTCTCATTGCTGGGGAGCAGTTTCACTCTGCTGATGCTCTATCTGACAGCCAGAAG gtCTATGTAGATACGCTGGTGAAGAAAGCATATGAAAATTGGGATCAAGTTATTCAGTACGATGGCAAGTCACTTCTAAACTTTAAGCAGAATAAGAGGTCAACCCGAACTGAATTTCAGACTGGCCCAATCAGTTACTCCGATGCTTCAGATCATCAACTGCAAGTACCTCGCCTGACAAATTCAGTTCCCTCAGAGCAACCTCCATTGGATCCAGCCCTACCAATCGGAG GGTATAATGATAATCTATCAACAAGATACTTGACCCAGCCACTTGTGAATTCCAACTCTCGCACCCAGTTTGATGGCACTGGATTTGCACTAGATGACCAATTGATCAGCAATTCACATGAGGCACAAAGCACAAGAAGTGATGCCAATGCTGTTGGGCTGGTCCTTgctcctccacaatcatctacATCAGGATTTCAGACCATCAATTCTTCTTCTCAGCCATCCACTCTTAATCCTTTAGATGACTGGACAACCAACCGAGATTTCTTTTCAGAGGAAGATATTCGCATTAGAAGTCATGAGATGCTCGAAAATGAGGATATGCAGCACTTGCTCAGAATCTTCAGTATGGGAGGCCATGGCTCCATTGATGTGCCTGATGATGGGTATTCATTCCCCCCATTCATGCCATCACCAATGCCCAGCTATGACGAAGATCGCAACCGTCCTGGCAAAGCTGTTGTGGGGTGGCTGAAAATTAAAGCAGCAATGAGGTGGGGTTTCTTTGTTAGGAAGAAAGCTGCTGAGAGACGGGCACAGCTTGTGGAGATAGAGGATGAATAG